Proteins encoded within one genomic window of Micromonospora halotolerans:
- a CDS encoding AAA family ATPase, protein MTDISDTLASVPSPVDADASGVELEQTLFEVKRVIVGQDRLVDRLLTALIADGHCLLEGVPGVAKTLAAQTLATVVGGTFSRIQFTPDLVPSDIVGTRIYRASTESFDVELGPIMANLVLADEINRAPAKVQSALLEAMAERQVSIGGRSWPVPDPFLVLATQNPIESEGVYQLPEAQRDRFLMKVVVDYPSDADELAILYRMSTERPTARPVLDPVRLRALQRRAADIFVHHALAEYVVRLILATRDPGRFGLPEIAPLLAYGASPRATLGLVAAARAQALIHGRDHVLPEDVRDLAVDVLSHRLVLSFDAVADGVSAESLVRRLVEAVPSPRVVTGHPEAAADLAAA, encoded by the coding sequence GTGACGGACATCTCGGACACCCTGGCCAGCGTGCCCAGCCCGGTCGATGCCGACGCGAGCGGCGTCGAGCTGGAACAGACCCTCTTCGAGGTCAAACGCGTGATCGTCGGGCAGGATCGGCTCGTCGATCGCCTGCTCACCGCCCTGATCGCCGACGGCCACTGCCTGCTGGAGGGCGTACCGGGGGTGGCCAAGACCCTCGCGGCGCAGACCCTCGCCACCGTGGTCGGCGGCACCTTCTCCCGGATCCAGTTCACCCCCGACCTGGTCCCCTCCGACATCGTCGGCACCCGCATCTACCGCGCCTCCACCGAGTCGTTCGACGTGGAGCTGGGCCCGATCATGGCGAACCTGGTGCTCGCCGACGAGATCAACCGGGCCCCGGCCAAGGTGCAGTCGGCGCTGCTCGAGGCGATGGCCGAACGGCAGGTCTCCATCGGCGGCCGGAGCTGGCCGGTCCCCGACCCGTTCCTGGTGCTGGCCACCCAGAACCCGATCGAGTCGGAGGGGGTCTACCAGCTCCCCGAGGCGCAGCGCGACCGCTTCCTCATGAAGGTCGTCGTCGACTACCCGAGCGACGCCGACGAGCTGGCCATCCTCTACCGGATGAGCACCGAGCGGCCGACCGCCCGCCCGGTCCTCGACCCCGTGCGGCTGCGCGCGCTCCAGCGCCGGGCCGCCGACATCTTCGTCCACCACGCCCTCGCCGAGTACGTGGTCCGGCTCATCCTCGCCACCCGCGACCCGGGGCGGTTCGGGCTGCCCGAGATCGCGCCGCTGCTGGCGTACGGGGCCAGCCCCCGGGCCACCCTCGGCCTGGTGGCCGCGGCGCGGGCGCAGGCGCTGATCCACGGCCGCGACCACGTGCTCCCGGAGGACGTCCGGGACCTCGCGGTGGACGTGCTGTCCCACCGGCTGGTGCTCTCCTTCGACGCGGTGGCCGACGGGGTCTCCGCCGAGTCGCTGGTCCGCCGGCTGGTCGAGGCGGTGCCATCACCCCGGGTGGTCACCGGGCACCCGGAGGCGGCGGCCGACCTGGCGGCGGCATGA
- a CDS encoding endonuclease/exonuclease/phosphatase family protein, with amino-acid sequence MITTKGPGRAGSRAARFATIACWLAVAPVVAWAALRLAGLEQGPLVQAVAFTPYVAAAALLPVVLALALRRRAPAVVAALAALALVAAVAPRVVRDDRPTADGPALRLLTANLLKGGADPARLVELVRAHRVDVLTVQEFTPEIAAEVDRLGLATLLPYRMLNPEVGTTGSGLYARHPLSGTGWRRNEGFQLTQAYGTVAVPGAPPLRVESAHPAAPYAVDVVPDWWTDLRAQPPATPRGGLSILAGDFNATLDHAPLRDLIDTGYVDAADAAGAGLSGTWGPYDGDPIPPVTIDHVLVDRRIEVRAVSVHGVPGSDHRAVLAELRLPAA; translated from the coding sequence ATGATCACGACGAAGGGGCCGGGACGGGCCGGCAGCCGGGCGGCGCGGTTCGCCACGATCGCCTGCTGGCTGGCGGTCGCGCCGGTGGTTGCCTGGGCGGCGCTCCGGCTGGCCGGCCTGGAACAGGGGCCGCTGGTGCAGGCCGTCGCCTTCACGCCGTACGTCGCCGCCGCCGCGCTCCTCCCGGTGGTGCTGGCGCTCGCCCTGCGGCGCCGCGCGCCCGCGGTGGTGGCGGCCCTCGCCGCGCTGGCGCTGGTCGCCGCGGTGGCGCCGCGGGTCGTCCGCGACGACCGGCCCACGGCGGACGGTCCGGCCCTCCGGCTGCTCACCGCCAACCTGCTCAAGGGCGGCGCCGACCCGGCGCGGCTGGTCGAGCTGGTCCGGGCGCACCGGGTGGACGTGCTGACCGTGCAGGAGTTCACCCCGGAGATCGCCGCCGAGGTGGACCGGCTCGGGCTGGCCACGCTGCTGCCCTACCGGATGCTGAACCCGGAGGTCGGCACCACCGGATCCGGGCTGTACGCGCGCCACCCGCTGAGCGGCACGGGCTGGCGGCGCAACGAGGGCTTCCAGCTCACCCAGGCGTACGGGACGGTGGCCGTGCCGGGTGCGCCACCGCTGCGGGTGGAGTCGGCGCACCCGGCCGCCCCGTACGCGGTCGACGTGGTGCCGGACTGGTGGACCGACCTGCGGGCCCAACCGCCGGCCACCCCGCGCGGCGGGTTGAGCATCCTGGCCGGCGACTTCAACGCCACCCTCGACCACGCGCCGCTACGCGACCTGATCGACACCGGCTACGTGGACGCCGCCGACGCGGCCGGCGCCGGGCTGTCCGGCACCTGGGGCCCCTACGACGGTGACCCGATCCCGCCGGTCACCATCGACCACGTGCTGGTCGACCGGCGCATCGAGGTACGCGCGGTCAGCGTGCACGGCGTGCCGGGCAGCGACCACCGGGCCGTACTGGCCGAACTGCGGCTGCCCGCCGCGTGA